In Candidatus Hydrogenedentota bacterium, the genomic window TTCAAGGACGAAGGACTTAAGGGACGGAAGGGACTTAAGGGACAAAGGACAAGGTACGCGGCTGCTGGTGTCCTTGGTGTCCTTGGTGTCCTTGGTGTCCTTGGTGTCCTTGGTGTCTCTGGTGTCTCTGGTCTTTTAAGTCCCTTCCGTCCTTTAAGTCCTTCGTCCCTCCTCGCGATCTCGATCTTCCCGCTGTTGCTCCGCGCGGCGCTCCAGGCGTGCCTTGCTCATCCTTTCGCGGACGCCCCCCTGCTCTACGAAGGCTTCCTGCAACTGGGCGATCTGCCGGTTGAGCAAATAGCAGGTAACGCGGATCAGTCCGATGATCACGTTCGCGCTGATCAGTGGATCTTCGTGCTCTATTCCTTTCTTGAAGGTCTCGTAGTCTCCATCGGGCTTCCGACACAGGACGCGCAGGCGTTTCGTGTAAGCGTGGTCGGTGGGCCACTCCCCACTGTTTCGCGCGCGCAGGAAGTCCTGGTAGTCTTCCAGCAGTTCCTCCAGACTCGCCCGCGCCACGTTGGTGAGTTTCAGCTCGGTCTCTTTTGAAGTGCCCGAGGCCATGCTGCCTTCGACGATGTTCTGCTTGCCGGAGCGGGCGGCCTGGATCATCTGATCGAAGGTGCGATCGCGCTTGCTCAGGTAGCGCCCGCAGAAGTAGACGGTGGCGTCGTAGACGATGACGCTTTTCTGGTAGGACCTGAGGTTGCGGTAGCCGCCGTGTTTGGGGAGGAAGCTTTGGGACATGGGGTGCTCCTTTCTTGGTTCAAGGACGAAGGACTTAAAGGACGGAAGGGACTTAAAGGACAAGGGATAGTTGATAGTTGATAGTTGATAAATAGTGTAGTATATAATGGTTTACTTGTCCTTTAAGTCCCTTCTGTCCTTTAGGTCCTTGGTCCTTGTTCGGGGTCTTCAACACGCCAATCAATCTTTTCTTTACAACTGAATTTATTTTCAGTAAAATAAAGAAAAAAGTCAAGCGTGATTTTCACCCCCGAGGAGCCCGCCATGGCCACCGCGACCATCAGTCCTTCATCTTCTAAGATCCTCAGCGCCAGCACGTTGCTGGCCCACCGAAGGCTTGCCGCCCCGCCGAAAATCTGGGGGCTCGACATGATCGCGGGCCGCTTTATTGCCCTTGATCCCGACCCGGAATCGGGCACGGCGGCCCTGAGTCTGCTGGCCGGGCTTATCCGCGAGGTGCAGGCCGCGGAGGGCTATGCCGCGTGGATCGCGGGGCCTCAGCGCATCTTTTTCCCGCCGGATTTCGCGGCGGCGGGCGTGGATCTGGCCGCCCTGCCCATTGTACGCGCGCCGGATGCCACGAAAGCCGCGCGGGCGGCCGATACCCTGCTGCGTTCGGGCAGCTTTGCCCTGATCGTGCTCGATGGCGATGGCCAGGCCCTCCCGCTGGCGCTCCAGACGCGGCTGGCGGGCCTGGCCCATCAGCACCACACGGGGCTGGTGTGCCTGCGCGCACCGGGCGAGACGGCGACGCGGGGCTCCCTGGTTTCGCTGCGCTGCACCACACAAAAACGTCGCACGGGCCACGATTGCTTCTCCTGCGAATTGCGCGCCGTGAAGGACAAACGCCAAACCCCGGGCTGGACCCATCAGGAGCTGCGTCATGGACCGGACGGCCTGTGTTAATTGCCCGGCGCTGCCGCTCCAGTTGCTGGCGGGCAGCCACCCGGACTGGCGGAAGCACCCGATGGTGGTGGTGGATCGGGACAAGCCCAATGGTGTGATCCAGTGGACCAATGCGGCCGCGCGGGAGTTCCGCATCTTCCCCGGTATGCGCTATGCCGCCGGGCTCGCCCTGGCGGCGGAGTTGCGCGGCGGGGAAGTGGACGAGATCGCGGTGAAAGAGGCGGTGGCCGATCTTACGCGGCGCCTGTGGAATTTCAGTCCGCGCATCGAGCCCGCGCCGAACGAGGCGGGTGTCTTCTGGGCCGATGTCTCGGGCATGGGCGTGGTTTATCCGTGTCTGACGGGCTGGGCCGAGGCCGTGCGCGATGATTTTCGTGAGGCGGGGTTTCGCGCGACGGTGGCGGTGGGCTTCACGCGCTTCGGAAGTTATGCGGCGGCCCGTTCGCGGGCGGACAATATCGTCTTCGCAACGCCCGCGGAGGAGCAGGCCCACGTAAACAGCGTGCCCATGAGCCGCCTGCGCCTCCACGCGGACTTGCAGGACACGCTCTACAAGCTGGGCGTCTCCACCATCGGCCAGTTTCTCACCCTGCCGGATCGGGGCCTGCGCAAGCGCTTCGGCGCGGATGCGGAGGCCCTCTATCGCCTGGCGAAGGGCACGGACTGGCGGCCGCTTCAGCCCCTGCCCCCGCGCGATCCCGCGACGTGCACCCTGATGCTGGATTATCCCGAGAGCGACGCGGGGCGGCTGCTGGCCTATCTGGCGGATCTGCTCCGGGCGCTGCTGTCGGAACTGGCGGAGTATCACGAACTGCTGGAGACGTTTTACTGGCGCTTCACGCTGGACAACAACGATGAGGAGCGCGGCGAGATCTCCCCCGCCGCGCCCACGCGCGACGCGAATCAGATTTTGAGTCTGGTGCGGCTGAACCTGGAGCAGCTCCGCCTCCCCTCGGGCGTGGTGGAGCTCTGGGCCAGCGCGGCTGGCAAGCCCATCACGGAGCACCAGGTCGATCTCTTTCAGGAAGCGCCCCGGCGCAACGCGGAGGCGGCCCGCCGGGCCTTCGCCCAGATCCGCGCGGAGCTGGGCAACGACGCCGTGATGGTGGCGCGCCTGGGTGCGGGCCATCTGCCCGAGGCGCAATATCGCTGGGAGAGCCTGAGCGATCTACCCCGTCCCCGGCCCGGCGCGCCCGCCACTTTGCCGCTGGTGCGCCGCATCTACCGGCCCGCCATGCCCCTGCCCCCGCGGGACCGCCACGAGCCCGACGGTTGGCTCATCGCGGGGGTAAGCGAAGGACCGGTGGAAGAGGTGATCGGGCCTCAGCTCATCACGGGCGGCTGGTGGCGCGCGGAGGTGGCGCGGGCCTATTACTATGTGCGGACGCGGAATGGCCGGTGGTTCTGGATCTACCACGATCTGAAACGGAGACGCTGGTTTCTGCAGGGGGAAGTGCAATGAGCGGCGGGTGGAAGCGGGGAGAGACGAAGGACTTAAAGGACTTAAAGGACTTGAAGGACTTGAAGGACTTGAAGGACACAGTGGACACCCGCTCCTCCTCCAGGCTGTCCACTGTCAACTGTCAACTGTCAACTATCCACTATCCACTATCAACTCCCTACGTACCGCTGTGGTGCAAGAGCGTCTACTCCTTCCTCGAAGGGGCGAGTCACCCCGACGAACTCGTGGAGGAGGCCCACCGCCTGGGCCTTCGCTCTCTGGCGCTCACGGATCGCGATGGGGTCTATGGCCTCGTGCGCGCCCACAAGCGCGCGCAGGAGCTGGGCGTCCACCTCATCGCGGGCGCGGAAGTTTCTATCGAGGATGGCTCCCGGATTGTTTTGCTTGCCATGGATCGCGGGGGCTATGCGAATCTCTGCGGGCTCATCTCCACGGGGCGACTCCGCTCACCCAAGGGGCAGAGCCAGGTGACGTGGAGCGAGGTCTGTGAACGTGCCGAGGGGCTCATCGCGTTGTGGGGCGGCGCGGGAAGTCGCATCGTTGCCGAGGCGCCGCCGGGCAGAGAAGCCGACCTCCTGCGGGAGGCTTTTGGCAATCGCCTCTACGCCCTCCTCACGCGCCATCGCGAGGCCGCCGATGGACGCCGGGAGCACCGTCTTCGCGAGCGGGCGAAGGCCCTCGGACTCCCCCTCGTCGCCGGGATGGAAACGCTCTACCATACGCCCACGCGAAGGCCCCTGCAGGATGTCCTCGCGTGCCTCCGGCGCGGCGTTACCCTGGCCACGGCGGGCACGGTGATCCACCCGAACGACGAACACAGCCTCCGCGCGCCGAGGGGCTTTTCCGATCTCTATGCCGACGATCCCGAGGCCGTGGAAATGACCGTCGCCATCGCCGCGCGCTGCACCTTTTCCCTCGGCGAAATCCGCTACCGTTATCCCGTGGAGCGGCTGCCGGGCGACACGGATCTCGCGCAACACCTGAACAACCTGACCTATGCGGGCGCGGCGGGGCGTTACCCCCAGGGCATTCCCGACGATGTGCGCGCGCAGGTGGACAAGGAGCTGGCGCTCATCCACGAACTCCAGTTCGAGGGCTACTTCCTCACCATGTGGGAAATCGTCCAGTTCTGTCGTCGCGAACAGATCCTCTGCCAGGGCCGGGGATCCGCCGCCAACTCCGCCGTGTGCTATTGCCTCGGCATCACGGCGGTCGATCCCGTGCGCATGGGGCTCCTCTTCGAGCGCTTCCTCTCCCGCGAGCGCAACGAACCGCCGGATATCGATCTGGACATTGAGCACAGCCGTCGCGAGGAAGCGATCCAGCACGTCTACCAGCACTATGGCCGCACGCACGCCGCGATGGTGGCCAATTTCATCCGCTACCGCGCGCGCTCCGCGGTGCGCGACGTAGGCAAGGTCCTCGGCCTGCCCGAAACGGCCCTGGAACGCCTCGCGCGGCTCCTCTCGCATCATGACTTCCCCACCGACGACACCCTGCGCACGGCGGGCCTGGATCCGGCCAATCCCGTTCATGGACACCTCCTCCGCCTCACCCAGGAGATCGAGGACGTGCCCCGCCACCTCTCCATCCACCCCGGCGGCTTTCTGCTCGGCCACGAGGCGGTGAGCACGCTGGTGCCCATCGAAAACGGCGCCATGGCGGATCGCACCGTCATCCAGTGGGACAAAGACGACATCGAGGAACTCGGCCTCTTCAAGGTGGACCTCTTGGGCCTCGGCGCGCTCAACGTGGTGCATCGCGCTTTCGATTTGATCGAGCAGCACACGGGCGAGACCTGGACCCTCGCCACGATACCCCCGGAAGACCCGGCCACCTTCGCGCAGATCCAGCAGGGCGACACCGTGGGCGTTTTCCAGATCGAGAGCCGCGCCCAGATGGCCATGCTGCCGCGCCTGCGCCCGAAGAACTACTACGACCTCGTGATCGAAGTCAGCATCGTCCGCCCCGGCCCCATCACCGGCGGCATGGTGCACCCCTACCTGCGGCGGCGCAACGGCGAAGAGCCCGTGACCTATCCCCACGCCTGCCTGGAGCCCGTACTGAAGAAGACGCTGGGCATTCCGCTCTTCCAGGAGCAGGTGATGCAACTCGCCATGGTCGCCGCCGACTATACCCCCGGCGAGGCCGACCAGCTCCGGCGCGATATGGCCGCGTGGAAGAAGAGCGGGCGCATCCTGCGCCACCGCGACCGATTGATCTCGCGCATGATGAAAAAAGGCATTGCCCGGGAGTTTGCCGAGCGCGTCTTCGAGCAGATCCAGGGCTTCGGCGAATACGGCTTTCCCGAGAGCCACGCCGCCAGCTTCGCCCTCATCGCCTACGCCACCGCGTGGCTCAAGCAGCATCACCCGGCGGCCTTCCTCACCGCGCTTCTCAATGCCCAGCCCATGGGTTTCTACAGCCCCGCCACGCTGGTGGAAGACGCCAAGCGCCACGATGTGGAGGTACGCCCGATTGATATTCGCTACAGCGACTGGGACTGCACGCTGGAGGGGGAAAGGACAAAGGACCTAAAGGACGGAAGGGACTTAAAGGACAAAGACAGCGCGGCCTCTTACTCGCTGTCAACTGTCAACTATCAACTGTCAACTCCTCATTTTCAGCTATCAACTATCAACTGTCAACTGTCCACTAGAATGGGCTTCCGCTTCGTCAAGGGCCTTCAGGAATCCGAAGCCCGCCGCATCCTCGCCGCGCGGGCCGAGGCCCCCTTCACCTCCCTCGACGATTTCGCCCGGCGCGCGCGCCTGCCCCACGGCAGCCTCGTGCGTCTCGCCGAGGCCGGGGGTCTCGCGGCCTTCCGCGACGACCGCCGCAGCGCCCTCTGGAGCGCCCTCGGCCTCGACCGCGATCTCCACGCCGACCTCGACCTGGCCACGCCCGAGCCCGAGGCGAACCTCGATCCCCTTACGCGCGCCGAAGCCATCCACTGGGACTACGCCTACACCAGCCACAGCACCCACGGCCACCCCATCGCGCCCTACCGCGAGACGCTCGCGCGACAGGGCCTCCCCGACGCCGCCCGCGTCGCCGCCATGAAAAACGGCACCCGCACCCGCTACGCCGGCCTCGTCATCTGCCGCCAGCGCCCCGGCACGGCCGCCGGCGTCGTCTTCATGACCCTTGAAGACGAGACCGGCCTCGTCAACCTCGTCGTCTGGGAGCGGGTCTACAAACAACACCGCACCCTGGTTAAGACCCAATCCTTCATCGGCGTAACAGGGAAATTACAGGTCCAGTCCGGCGTCACGCATTTGGTGGCGGAGGAATTGTGGATACCCGAGACGAGATTGACGACGGAGGAGACGAAAAGTCGGGATTTTCATTGAGGGGCAGCACAAGAAAACAAAACACTGGTCTGCATGGCAGACAGCGACAACCTGAAGATAGCGGTACGGGTGCAGCGTGAGAAGCCCCTGCAGGCGCAACCGCAGAAAGCCGGGTCAAAACCACGCAGCAAACGAGAACTGGTAGAAAGAACCCTCTGTATCCTACTTGTACTTCCCGTGTCCCGTGGCGGCCAGGAGCACCACCAGGCTCAGGCCCAGCAGAAATATACCCCCCAGATGCTCGCGGAAACCCGTCGCCATTCCGGACCTTGGCCAGGTGCAGCCGGAGGCGCCTCCAGCCACCGCCCTCAACTCAGCCCGGCTCAGTACTTGGTCGTTGCCGCTATCCCACGCGTCGAAGAGAGTTTGCGTCAGCGCCGATTGAAATCCCGATGCCTCGGCGAAACTCAAGACGCCGTCGCCATTGTCATCAGCGGTCGAGAATCCATCGAGCAACGCCTGTATGATCGCATCGGCTTCCTCGCCGCCCGTGCAATTGTCGAGCACGGCCACGGTGCGCGTGGCCGTCGATTCATTTCCGGCGGCGTCGAGCGCAGAATAGGTAATTATGTACTCGCCGGGCGTATTCGAGTCCACGGCCCCAGAAACCGCGATTTCGAGTGCGCCATTCAAGCCATCCGAGGCCGTCGCCCCGGCGTCCGAGTAGACACCGCCACAATCCACCACATTGGCGGGCCCCGTGGCGTCAACGACGGTAATCATCGGTGGCGTGTTGTCGATAAGTACGGCGTCACTGTCGACACGTTCGGACACGAGATTTCCCGCCGCGTCCTGCACATCCGCCACCTCCGAGACCGCCAATGTGAACGACCCGTCACCGGAGATTCCCGAAACAGAAACCGTGTACACGACCGGCCCCCCGGTGATCGCGATTCCCGTGCTGTCCGTACCCGCGTGGGTGACCACCACATCCTCCGGCCCATCGAACAGCAGCACCGCCTCGCTGAAGGTGACCGTAAAGTCGATTGCGCTGGCGTTCGAAGGCCCTTCAATGGCGGGAATGATCGATGCAACTCCGGGGGACGCAGTATCGGGATCAAAACGGACGACGAAAACCTCCGTCGCACTTGCGCTGGCCAGTTCCACCGTGCCAGCGCCTGGATCGAAGTCGACCGATTGCTCAAAGTATCCTGCGCTATAGACATGACCCGCACCGTCGACAGCCACGTGAGTTCCGGAGTCCGCACCCGTCCCCCCGATTGCCTTCGCCCAGACCAATTGGCCCGCCGCATCCAGACGCTGGATAAACGCATCAGTTTCCCCCTGACTCAGGGCTTCGGCTACTCCTTCACCCGGATCAAGATCCACCGTTACTTCAAACCCGCCCGCCAGATAGAGGTCGCCCGCGCCGTCCAACGCGACATCCCGCCCCTGCGCGCTGCGAACCCACACGAAGTCACCTTCGGAATCCAACTTGAGGACATATCCACCCGCACCCTGGAGAGCTTCAGTCTCCACGCCTGGGTCGAAATCGGCCACACCACTCGCAAAACCGGAGACAAATAGGTTCTCACCACTATCTACTACAATCGCCGGGCTCGACTCTGAACCCGCCGCACCCGCACTCCAAATCCATTCAAAGTGACCATCGGCGTTCAGTTTCTGTACGAACACATCGTAGTAACCCTGCGATGTCACATCCGCTCGCCCATCGCCCGGATCGAAGTCCACCGTACCAACAAATTGCCCCGTCGTGTACACGTTTCCGATGCCATCCACCGCAATGCCGCGGCCAACGTCGGGAACGACCTGGTCCCCATCGGGATCCAAAACGCCGCCTTCGCCCATCGCACGCGCCCATGCAAAGTCTCCGTCCGGCGTCAACTTCTGAATGAAAACGCCACCCGACCCGCCGTTAAGATTGAATACCCCGTCTCCAGGGTCAAAATCGGCCAGCCCGTAGAACTGGCCTGTCGTGTACACGTTGCCCAAAGTGTCCGACGCAATGGCGAAGCCGATGTCGGTAAAACAAGCCTCGCTCTTTTCCAGGACAATTTGATGGCTTCCGCCCATGGAACGCGCCCACACGAAGGCCCCGCTGGCGTCCAATTTCAGCACAAAAATATCCGCGCATCCCGCGCTGGTACGCTCGACGACGCCTTCTCCTGGGTCAAAATCGAGCGTGCCCTGAAAATGGCCCGTCGTGTACACGTTGCCATCACCGTCCAACGCAATAGCATTGCCTGATTCCGCGTCCACATCGTTGCTCGTTCCCCCTACCACCTGGCCCCACAAAAAAGCGCCTGACGGGTCCAGTTTCAAGATAAAGACGTCCCGGTAGCCCGCCGCAGTGAATTCCGCCTTCGCCGCACCCGGATCAAAATCCACGGTCCCCCCAAAAACTCCGACCATGTGTACGTTGCCGGCGACATCGACCGCAAAGTCATTCACATATGCCCCGCCTGGTCCACCGAACTTGACCGCATAGCCGAGTGCGACATCTTGCGCATTCGCTCGTAATGAAAGGCCCAGCAGGAGTGCAACGCACCCCAGCGCAATTGCACGATGTCTTTGCGGTGGAAAATTGAGAAAAGTCTGCCGCCACGTCCGACTGATCATTTTGCGTTGCCCCTTTTGTGAAGGATTCGGTTGCAAAATGAGTGTACACGACATTCGGTCTATTCTCAATCGCAAAATCGAGAAACTAACTCCAGCATCCCTCGCTACAGCGCGTCGCGCACCTTCGGAGTACATTACCAAAGTGAACCGTGCTAAAAATCGTGTGACGTACTTTCCTGCTGGATTTCCAACCGACGGCAACCTGAATCAAGTTAACTTTTCGGCAACACTTTAGCCGTATGAAGTGATTGTGTTTTTACCACTCGATTCTGCCCCTGCAATGCACTCGCTGGGTTGGGAGCGCAGGCGTCCTCGACTGCATTATGCGCCACTGGCGCATGGTTTGATTGCAGATTTGTACTGATCTCATGCTGAGCGCAAGTACTCGAAAAGCACCTCGGGCGCACCTTCGGTGCGTTGCAGGCGGGGACGCCTGCGCTCCCAGCCTTGCCGATCCTCTTCGCTGAATCAGGTCACAACGATTAAACAATTGCGTCACTTCATTCGGCTAAAGTGTTACACTTTTTGATTCTTCCTCAGCCACCCGCTTCGCGATCTCGAGTTCGTCTTTCAGGGTGTCGCGGGCCATGGGTGTTGATTCTGTCGGATTGAGGCAGGGGAGCTCGTTCCATTGTTCGCCCCGGTAGCCGGCCTGCCGCACGTACCATTGGCTTGTGCCGGCGCGTTCGACGGGGAAAAGACTGCAAACTCTGGGCTTGTATTGGTGTGGGTCGCCGTCGGTCGCGCCGAGGGTGTGGAGGGCGCAGCCCTGGGAGAAGAAGACGCACCATCCTCCCGTGACGCGGAGCATGGGCGCGCCATCTTTGACGCGATTGGACAGGTAGCCTTCGCGCTCGACCAGGGCCCTGGCCTCGGGCCGCAGGAGCGGCAGGACGCGATCGAGCACGCGGTCGATGCGCTCGGCTTCGTCCGCCCGAACGGGCGGTCGCCCGTTGCGGCAGCAGATGCCTTCGCAGCCGCGGCCGAAGGTGCATTCGAAGCGGGCTTGGTCGAGGTTGAGGAATTTTGTGGGCTCGGTCATGGTGGATGGGTCTTATGGGTCTTATGGGGCGTATGGGGCGTATGGGGCGTATGGGGATTGTGGGGCGAGGGATATTGTCATAGCCGCCGCCAGTAGATTACGCCGTCGTCGCCCGGTTTGTAGAAATCGGGGATTCTGCCTACTTCTTTGTAGTTGTTGCGTTCGTAGAAAGCGCGCTGTCCGGAGTAGTCGGGGCGGCCGCCGGTCTCGATGACGAGCGTTTCGCCGCCTTTGTTTCGGACGAAATCTTCCGCGTGGTTCAGGAGGGCGCGACCGCATCCGTGGCGCTGGGCGCTGGGGTGGACGCAGATCCAGTAGAGGTGCCAGGTGGCGGCGGTCAGGGGGGTGCTGCCAACACATACATAGCCGCAGAGCGCGCCGTCGCGGACGAGACCGAAGTGGGGATAGGGTCCGTCGAGGCCCCCGGCCACACCGTCGTCGAAGACTTCGAGGCCTACCTCCACCTCTTCCTCGCTGAAAGCACCACAGTCGGCGAGCATGCCGCGAATAGCGTCGCGATCTTCCGGGGTGAGTTCGCGTATCATCGGGCCCACTCCAACTGCTTGCGCACGAACTGTTCCCAGGTCCAGCCCGCTTCGGTGACGCCGCGATAGATGCCTACGTCTTCCCCCAGCTCGGGGTTCGGGTTGACGTCCAGCACGCGGGGAACGCCGTCCCCATCCAGGCGGAGGTCGATTCGCATGTAGCCCCGTGCGCCCACGGCCCGCCAGGCCGCCCGGGCGGTGTTTTCCAGAAGGCCGCGAAATTCCGGCGTAAGCTTCAGGTCATAGATCAGACGGGTGCAACCGAAGTCGGGGCTTTCGATGTCCCATTTCGACGCGTAGGTGTTCACGCGAAGGCCGTTTGAAAACTCCATATGGGCGGGCGAGAAGTACTCCGGTTCGTCCTTCCCCCACAGGGAGATGGTGTACTCCGCGCCGGCAAGGTATTCCTCGATCACCACGGGGCCGTTGATCCGCGCGCGGGCGCGGACCAGTTCTTCTTCGTTCTCGCAGATGGACTGTTCGTCGATACCGGCGGAGCCGTCTTCATCCGCGGGCTTTACGATGCAGGGGAACACACCGGTGCGCGGCACCGGGACGCCGGCGGCGGCGAGCACGGCGCTGGTCCGGTCTTTCCGGCGGCATAGGGCGAGGGCGGCGCTGCCCGATCCGGTAAAGGGGATATGTAGCCATTCCAGCAGCGCGGCGACGTGGGCCTCCAGGTCAGGCCGGCCCAGGGGCGCTTCGCAGGCGTTGAACACCACATCAGGCTGGTGCGTGTCGAGCACTTCCATCACTTCGCGAAGTTCGCCGCGCACGCCCGCCACGGCCGCCTCGGGAAGGGCCGCCCTGAGCCCGTTCACAGCGCTGCTCAGATCAAACTCATCGGTCATCCGCCCCGGCTCCGCGCCTTCGGGCGCGAGCGAATGAAGAATCAACACCTTCACGCGAAATTTACTCCTTGTCTCCGCGCTGCATCCACAAGAATGCCCTGGACCAGCGAATCATAGGGCACCGTGTCGCGCGATAGAAAAACGATATCGCTCGACTCGGGGTTCAATCCCGGCAGGGCGTTGCACTCCAGAAAGTGGGGTCGGCCGGAGGCGTCCAAGCGAAAATCCATGCGCGCGAAGTCCAGGCAACCCAGCAGGCGGTAGGCCGTCAGGGCCAGGCGATGCAGTTCGCCCAGCACTTCAGCGTCCAGCCGGGGCGGCACGAAATAACGAACTTCCTCGCGCCAGTTGCGCTTCACCTCGAGGGAATAGACAAAGGGCGCGGTGGCATTTACCGGCGCAATCTCCATGGCGCCCAGACATCGTGCCTCGGGGCCGTTCCCGGTGATGCCGACGGTGACTTCCACGCCGCTGACGAACTCTTCCACGAGAGCGGCGCAGCCATACTGCTCCCGAAGCCATTGGCACCGGGCGATGGCTTCGGCGGCATCATTCGCGATGGGATTGCTTCGAATACCCTTGCTGCTGCCCTCGTCGTTGGGCTTTACCAGCACGGGATAGCGCAGGGCGTCCAAGCGCGCGAAATCTTCATCCCGCTCCACCAGCGCACCTGCCGCCACGGGCACCTCGGGCGAGACCACGCGCCGTGCGGTGGCTTTGTCCAAGGTCACGGCGAGGGTCAGCGCGTCGGAGCCCGTATAGGGAATGCCGAGCAATTCGCACACGGCGGCTGGCACCGCCTCGCGGCAGCGCCGTCCGCTGCCCTCGGCTATATTGAAGACGAATCCAAATCCGCCCTCTTCGAGACGCCGGACCATGGTTTTATCCGCGATGACGGGCTCCGATTCGAGCCCCAATCTCTTCAATGCGCCGGCGATGGCTTGGACTGTTACCTGGCCGTCGTATTCTTCATAGGTATCGTCGGGAACCCCGGCCGGAATCACCTCCGGCCGCGGGTTGTGCAGGATCGCAACCTTCATGAATGATCCGACCGCCCGTTTCCGTTGTGACCGTTGTGGCCATTATTTCCGTTCTTGCCGTTCTTTCCAATCCGACGCTCGTAGTGCTTATTGCCCGCCGGGGAAATCTTGCTGCTGGCGCCGGAGAGGAGATCCGCGACGGACTGAGCGGGTTTGGCGGGGGCCATGTCGTCCGCCACCTCTGGATAGCTGAAGAGGGCCCCTTCAAAATTCCGCAGCACGATCCGGCCGGGCGCGGCGCTGACGACGTAATTGGGCATGACGGGGATCTTGCCGCCGCCATCGGGCGCGTCCATGACAAAACGAGGCACGGCGAGTCCGGTGATGTGGCCGATCATGGATTCCATGATCTCCATGCCCTTCCAGAGACTGGTGCGGAGGTGTCCCGCGCCCACGACGGGATCGGCGTGGTAGAGGTAGTAGGGACGCACGCGGATCCGGAGCAGTCCCTTTACCAGGGCGCGCATGGTCTCCACGCTGTCGTTTACGCCCGCGAGCAGCACGGACTGGTTGTTCACGGGAACGCCCGCGCGCACGAGGCGCTCGCAGGCCGCCGCCGACTCTTCGGTAATTTCACGGGGATGGTTGAAGTGGGTATTGAGCCAGATGGGGCCGTTGCGATCAAGCACCCGCAGGAGGTCGTCGCCGATGCGCATGGGCATCATGACCGGTTCGCGGGAGCCGATGCGAACGAACTGCACGTGCTGGATTTCTCGCAGGGACTGGAGGATATACTCCAGCCGCTCCAGGGGCAGGGTCAGGGGGTCGCCTCCGCTGATGAGCACGTCCTCAATTTCTTCATGATCGCGGATATAGGCGAGGGCCTGATCGATCTCCTCCCGGCTGGAGGCTTCCCCGCTTTCTTTCCAGTTGCGCTTGCGAATGCAGAAGCGGCAATAGCTGGAGCAAAAGGACGTCACGACAAAAAGCACCCGGTCCGGATAGCGGTGGGTAAGGCCCGGCGCGGCTTTGTCTTTTTTCTCCGCGAGGGGGTCCAGCACGCCCAGGGGCGCATGCTCCAGCGAACTGGGGACAAT contains:
- a CDS encoding four helix bundle protein, translated to MSQSFLPKHGGYRNLRSYQKSVIVYDATVYFCGRYLSKRDRTFDQMIQAARSGKQNIVEGSMASGTSKETELKLTNVARASLEELLEDYQDFLRARNSGEWPTDHAYTKRLRVLCRKPDGDYETFKKGIEHEDPLISANVIIGLIRVTCYLLNRQIAQLQEAFVEQGGVRERMSKARLERRAEQQREDRDREEGRRT
- a CDS encoding recombinase A, translated to MIFTPEEPAMATATISPSSSKILSASTLLAHRRLAAPPKIWGLDMIAGRFIALDPDPESGTAALSLLAGLIREVQAAEGYAAWIAGPQRIFFPPDFAAAGVDLAALPIVRAPDATKAARAADTLLRSGSFALIVLDGDGQALPLALQTRLAGLAHQHHTGLVCLRAPGETATRGSLVSLRCTTQKRRTGHDCFSCELRAVKDKRQTPGWTHQELRHGPDGLC
- a CDS encoding DNA polymerase Y family protein — translated: MDRTACVNCPALPLQLLAGSHPDWRKHPMVVVDRDKPNGVIQWTNAAAREFRIFPGMRYAAGLALAAELRGGEVDEIAVKEAVADLTRRLWNFSPRIEPAPNEAGVFWADVSGMGVVYPCLTGWAEAVRDDFREAGFRATVAVGFTRFGSYAAARSRADNIVFATPAEEQAHVNSVPMSRLRLHADLQDTLYKLGVSTIGQFLTLPDRGLRKRFGADAEALYRLAKGTDWRPLQPLPPRDPATCTLMLDYPESDAGRLLAYLADLLRALLSELAEYHELLETFYWRFTLDNNDEERGEISPAAPTRDANQILSLVRLNLEQLRLPSGVVELWASAAGKPITEHQVDLFQEAPRRNAEAARRAFAQIRAELGNDAVMVARLGAGHLPEAQYRWESLSDLPRPRPGAPATLPLVRRIYRPAMPLPPRDRHEPDGWLIAGVSEGPVEEVIGPQLITGGWWRAEVARAYYYVRTRNGRWFWIYHDLKRRRWFLQGEVQ
- a CDS encoding error-prone DNA polymerase — its product is MSGGWKRGETKDLKDLKDLKDLKDLKDTVDTRSSSRLSTVNCQLSTIHYPLSTPYVPLWCKSVYSFLEGASHPDELVEEAHRLGLRSLALTDRDGVYGLVRAHKRAQELGVHLIAGAEVSIEDGSRIVLLAMDRGGYANLCGLISTGRLRSPKGQSQVTWSEVCERAEGLIALWGGAGSRIVAEAPPGREADLLREAFGNRLYALLTRHREAADGRREHRLRERAKALGLPLVAGMETLYHTPTRRPLQDVLACLRRGVTLATAGTVIHPNDEHSLRAPRGFSDLYADDPEAVEMTVAIAARCTFSLGEIRYRYPVERLPGDTDLAQHLNNLTYAGAAGRYPQGIPDDVRAQVDKELALIHELQFEGYFLTMWEIVQFCRREQILCQGRGSAANSAVCYCLGITAVDPVRMGLLFERFLSRERNEPPDIDLDIEHSRREEAIQHVYQHYGRTHAAMVANFIRYRARSAVRDVGKVLGLPETALERLARLLSHHDFPTDDTLRTAGLDPANPVHGHLLRLTQEIEDVPRHLSIHPGGFLLGHEAVSTLVPIENGAMADRTVIQWDKDDIEELGLFKVDLLGLGALNVVHRAFDLIEQHTGETWTLATIPPEDPATFAQIQQGDTVGVFQIESRAQMAMLPRLRPKNYYDLVIEVSIVRPGPITGGMVHPYLRRRNGEEPVTYPHACLEPVLKKTLGIPLFQEQVMQLAMVAADYTPGEADQLRRDMAAWKKSGRILRHRDRLISRMMKKGIAREFAERVFEQIQGFGEYGFPESHAASFALIAYATAWLKQHHPAAFLTALLNAQPMGFYSPATLVEDAKRHDVEVRPIDIRYSDWDCTLEGERTKDLKDGRDLKDKDSAASYSLSTVNYQLSTPHFQLSTINCQLSTRMGFRFVKGLQESEARRILAARAEAPFTSLDDFARRARLPHGSLVRLAEAGGLAAFRDDRRSALWSALGLDRDLHADLDLATPEPEANLDPLTRAEAIHWDYAYTSHSTHGHPIAPYRETLARQGLPDAARVAAMKNGTRTRYAGLVICRQRPGTAAGVVFMTLEDETGLVNLVVWERVYKQHRTLVKTQSFIGVTGKLQVQSGVTHLVAEELWIPETRLTTEETKSRDFH